The proteins below are encoded in one region of Serinus canaria isolate serCan28SL12 chromosome W, serCan2020, whole genome shotgun sequence:
- the LOC127060982 gene encoding uncharacterized protein LOC127060982, giving the protein MGSAGGSDAGGTGVGGVGSTPASTAVNAIAGCDAEGEGTGTAGLDSGTGYRRSSLLSSVSPSNSGEAMGGGASATGTPTNSAGGCLCCHLGWAAHAHDAALCSSRDHPPTTRANHAPRHCGNAWTASAPSWLAQPTNHTHSPASSGQAFLPLQHGGGAPDDVTTNAGMLLLCHFRKCTGTKKSQRYDAESRSRLRPHTCCCHSFNTSAAKAPTAPRNHVTDGHARPPQREPKSPSYYQPRRRSPCNPTSSSSITTPIRHHPSTY; this is encoded by the exons atgggctctgctggagggtcgGACGCGGGAGGGACTGGCGTGGGCGGCGTGGGATCGACCCCCGCCAGCACCGCTGTGAACGCAATTGCCGGCTGcgatgcagaaggagaagggacagggactgCAGGTCTCGACTCCGGGACGGGCTACCGTCGATCATCGCTGCTGTCgagtgtgtcgcctagcaactcGGGCGAAGCCATGGGAGGCGGTGCTTCTGCCACGGGAACGCCgacaaactctgctggag GTTGCTTGTGCTGCCATCTTGGCTGGGCAGCCCATGCCCATGACGCAGCTCTATGCAGCTCCCGAGACCACCCTCCCACCACCAGGGCTAACCACGCCCCTCGTCACTGTGGAAATGCCTGGACTGCCTCTGCCCCAAGCTGGTTGGCTCAGCCCACAAACCACACTCACAGTCCCGCCTCTTCTGGCCAGGCCTTCCTGCCGCTGCAACACGGGGGTGGGGCCCCAGATGATGTCACTACAAATGCCGGGATGTTGTTACTATGTCACTTCCGGAAATGCACTGGAACCAAGAAGTCTCAGCGCTACGATGCTGAGTCCCGCTCCCGGCTCCGGCCCcacacctgctgctgccacagcttcaACACATCTGCAGCCAAAGCTCCAACAGCCCCAAGGAACCACGTCACTGATGGACACGCAAGACCCCCACAGAGGGAACCCAAATCTCCGTCCTACTACCAGCCTCGGAGAAGAAGCCCTTGCAAccccaccagctccagctccatcacCACTCCTATTAGACACCATCCCAGCACATATTAA